The Argentina anserina chromosome 3, drPotAnse1.1, whole genome shotgun sequence genome includes a region encoding these proteins:
- the LOC126787697 gene encoding uncharacterized protein LOC126787697, with amino-acid sequence MELAGGERKRVVVIGGGVAGSLLAKSLQFSADFTLIDKKEYFEIPWASLRTMVEPSFGERSLINHRDYLTNGQIITSGAINITDTEVLTGEGRLVPYDYLVIATGHADSVPKSKNGRLQEFQEDNLKIRSANSILIVGGGPTGVELAGEIATDFPDKKITLVHTGSRLLEFIGPKAGNKTLNWFHSRNVEVILEQSVSLDRISESPGRKTYQTSEGQMFEADCHFICIGKRLGSAWLKETVLKSSLDLHGRLMVDQNLRVKGRQNIFAIGDITDIPEIKQGYLAQKQALVAAKNLKLLLAGGRESKLATYEAHSGVALVSLGRKHGVAQFPYTTCIGRIPGLIKSKDLFVGKTRKQLGLEEA; translated from the exons ATGGAGTTGGCTGGTGGAGAGAGAAAACGAGTCGTGGTGATCGGGGGCGGCGTCGCCGGCTCGCTTCTTGCAAAGTCTCTGCAATTCAGCGCTGATTTCACCCTCATTGATAA GAAGGAATATTTTGAGATTCCATGGGCAAGCTTGAGAACCATGGTGGAGCCATCATTTGGGGAGAGATCTTTGATTAACCATAGAGATTACCTCACCAATGGCCAAATTATTACATCCGGAGCAATTAATATAACTGACACTGAGGTATTGACTGGAGAAGGCCGTCTAGTCCCTTATGACTACCTTGTCATTGCAACTGGTCATGCAGATTCTGTTCCGAAGAGTAAGAATGGGAGACTTCAGGAATTCCAGGAAG ATAATCTGAAGATAAGATCAGCTAATTCCATTTTGATTGTTGGAGGAGGACCTACTGGTGTAGAACTTGCTGGAGAAATTGCTACCGACTTCCCAGATAAGAAAATCACTCTAGTTCATACTGGATCAAGGTTGCTGGAATTCATTGGACCAAAAGCTGGAAACAAGACTCTTAATTGGTTTCATTCGAGGAATGTTGAAGTGATATTGGAGCAATCAGTCAGTTTAGACAGGATCTCTGAGTCACCTGGAAGAAAAACATATCAGACTTCGGAAGGACAAATGTTCGAAGCAGATTGTCATTTTATATGCATAGGGAAACGTCTGGGTTCAGCATGGCTAAAAGAAACAGTTCTAAAGAGTAGCTTGGATCTTCATGGTAGATTGATGGTTGATCAGAATTTGAGAGTCAAAGGGAGACAAAACATCTTTGCAATCGGAGACATTACTGATATTCCA GAAATCAAGCAAGGTTATTTGGCACAAAAACAGGCTTTGGTGGCTGCCAAGAACTTGAAGCTCTTACTTGCAGGTGGAAGAGAAAGTAAACTGGCAACTTATGAAGCTCATTCAGGGGTGGCACTTGTTTCACTTGGAAGGAAACATGGGGTTGCGCAGTTCCCATATACTACTTGTATTGGGCGCATTCCTGGACTGATCAAATCTAAAGATCTTTTTGTGGGGAAGACCAGGAAGCAGCTGGGGCTAGAAGAAGCCTAG
- the LOC126787208 gene encoding LOW QUALITY PROTEIN: uncharacterized protein LOC126787208 (The sequence of the model RefSeq protein was modified relative to this genomic sequence to represent the inferred CDS: inserted 4 bases in 3 codons; substituted 1 base at 1 genomic stop codon): protein MSVFKNLRVITDAYASSNNPYSKIYGQELHTILHTQNWEFQDIDSDSDQMDGRNSNQIIPSSKAKVKSLKKTPENSTQPCITVDQYAIRIAMLSSIVVAGSPIRQSRAKISSSPQHGSSLSLLAVGGKSGQVSMWRISVTEYYSVDQSREPTTLTLIKIIQAHNSWITAISWALLDSDSSNPQLLLATASYNGSVKIHIXEQLLKSSEPNSTSFSLLKEVGKVDMIPVSPLSVTVPAQTMHLAVGKGSGLYEVWICNISGRKFHKIIPWDGHSQIVTSLAWAFDGRILYTCSQDNFVRGWILSGSSLCEVPIPSNAPGLRSSTELADGFVSCFGVAVSPGNIVIAWINSFDVDQLNPMYEARWIKGDWQEKKIRVSANSFLDHDTKAIPGSSEKELVDWESNIIWSLKQYETQDKPLVVWDIATALLAFRPSKPEYVDHVLIKWLSVTSVGCDXNSSAENLLXCMPPEIFQKLTSRQLHLNILCRRVILSEMKADEINNKFLNVERVDGAKEDKLILWINLLLNSERELRERHVGFTFSSLNRQVFASAANSESRHWLPVGLXKMEQWIELNQDCVQDQLRILAVEVRKHEPRRALKLAPETLFAIPGSQCPLTPFCGVLLQRLQPDFLLSASPT, encoded by the exons ATGAGTGTATTTAAAAACTTGAGGGTAATAACTGATGCTTATGCCAGCTCTAATAATCCGTATTCCAAAATCTATGGACAAGAACTGCATACG ATTCTCCACACACAAAATTGGGAATTCCAGGATATTGACAGTGATTCCGACCAGATGGATGGAAGGAATTCAAATCAGATTATTCCATCATCAAAAGCTAAAGTAAAATCGTTAAAGAAGACGCCAGAAAACTCTACTCAACCTTGTATAACTGTGGATCAATATGCTATTCGCATTGCGATGCTATCATCAATTGTAGTTGCCGGGTCGCCAATACGGCAATCACGTGCAAAGATCAGTTCGAGTCCTCAACATGGTTCATCCCTGTCTTTACTTGCAGTAGGAGGGAAGTCTGGTCAAGTTTCTATGTGGAGAATTTCTGTAACAGAGTATTATTCTGTTGACCAAAGCAGGGAGCCAACTACGCTGACGCTCATTAAAATCATTCAGGCACACAATTCATGGATCACAGCAATTAGTTGGGCATTGCTTGATTCTGATTCGTCAAACCCTCAACTTCTATTGGCTACAGCGAGTTATAATGGAAG TGTGAAGATACATA ATGAACAACTACTTAAGTCATCAGAACCCAATAGCACGTCCTTTTCCTTGTTAAAGGAG GTTGGAAAGGTTGATATGATTCCAGTTTCTCCACTTTCAGTTACAGTGCCTGCTC AGACAATGCACCTGGCAGTTGGCAAAGGTTCGGGCTTATATGAAGTGTGGATCTGCAACATCTCTGGCCGAAAATTTCATAAAATCATTCCATGGGATGGGCACTCCCAGATT GTTACAAGTTTAGCTTGGGCTTTTGATGGAAGAATTTTGTACACCTGCAGCCAG GATAATTTTGTACGTGGTTGGATTCTTAGTGGAAGTTCCCTGTGTGAAGTACCTATTCCCTCAAATGCTCCTGGTCTGAGAAGCTCCACCG AACTTGCAGATGGATTTGTTTCTTGCTTTGGTGTGGCAGTGTCCCCTGGAAATATCGTAATTGCTTGGATCAATTCTTT TGATGTTGATCAATTAAATCCAATGTACGAGGCAAG ATGGATTAAAGGGGATTGGCAAGAAAAA AAAATTCGCGTTTCAGCAAACAGTTTCCTGGATCATGATACTAAAGCAATTCCTGGCTCTTCTGAGAAAGAATTGGTTGATTGGGAATCCAATATTATATGGTCTTTAAAGCAGTATGAGACTCAGGATAAGCCTCTTGTTGTTTGGGATATTGCTACAGCATTATTGGCATTTAGGCCATCTAAACCAGAGTATGTAGACCACGTACTGATTAAGTGGCTCTCTGTCACCTCTGTGGGATGTGATTGAAACTCTTCTGCTGAAAATCTTCT TTGCATGCCTCCCGAAATTTTTCAAAAACTTACCTCTCGCCAACTACACCTCAATATTCTTTGTAGACGCGTGATACTATCAGAAATGAAGGCTGATGAGATAAATAACAAATTCCTGAATGTTGAAAGAGTGGATGGTGCTAAAGAGGATAAACTGATTCTGTGGATCAATCTGCTTTTGAACAGTGAAAGAGAACTCCGTGAGAGGCATGTGGGTTttacattttcttctcttaatCGTCAAGTGTTTGCTTCAGCTGCAAATTCTGAATCTAGACATTGGCTTCCTGTTGGTC GCAAAATGGAGCAGTGGATTGAGCTTAACCAAGATTGTGTGCAGGATCAACTGAGGATTCTTGCAGTAGAAGTTAGGAAGCATGAACCGAG AAGAGCTCTCAAACTGGCACCAGAGACTCTCTTTGCAATCCCTGGTTCGCAGTGTCCCTTGACTCCCTTCTGCGGGGTTCTGCTGCAGAGACTTCAACCGGATTTTCTACTTTCTGCATCACCCACTTAA
- the LOC126787209 gene encoding LOW QUALITY PROTEIN: methionine--tRNA ligase, chloroplastic/mitochondrial-like (The sequence of the model RefSeq protein was modified relative to this genomic sequence to represent the inferred CDS: inserted 2 bases in 1 codon), which produces MGKSLGNTTEPNDLVHKFGSDAVRTVRYFFVREVEFGSDGDYSEDRFINIVNAHLANSIGNLLIRTLGLLKKNCQPTLIIDSSIAAEGTTFKDTVEKLVEKVRVDYENLSLSSACEAVLEISNAGNSYLDGRAPWSLFEQGGAASDAAAKDLVIILEAMRIIAVALSPVTPSLSWRIXKDQFDAATWSDTKWGGLKGGQVLAQPQPIFGRIESKAEAENGMESPKRTSYHNPSRWFEA; this is translated from the exons ATGGGGAAGTCATTAGGAAATACAACTGAACCAAACGACTTGGTTCATAAATTCGGGTCTGACGCGGTGAGGACCGTGAGGTACTTCTTCGTCAGGGAGGTGGAATTTGGTAGTGATGGGGATTATTCAGAAGACCGTTTTATCAATATTGTCAATGCGCATCTTGCCAATTCAATTG GAAATCTGCTTATCCGCACTCTGGGGCTTCTTAAGAAGAATTGCCAACCGACTTTGATAATCGATTCAAGTATTGCAGCTGAAGGAACCACATTCAAGGACACTGTGGAGAAGTTG GTCGAAAAAGTTCGGGTTGATTATGAAAACCTCTCACTGTCATCTGCTTGTGAGGCTGTTCTTGAGATCAGCAATGCTGGAAATTCATACTTGGATGGGCGTGCACCATGGTCTCTCTTTGAGCAAGGGGGTGCTGCAAGTGATGCTGCTGCAAAG GACCTTGTGATAATATTAGAAGCAATGAGGATAATAGCAGTTGCATTATCCCCTGTCACACCAAGTTTAAGTTGGAGAAT TAAGGATCAGTTTGATGCTGCTACCTGG AGTGACACCAAGTGGGGTGGGCTTAAAGGGGGTCAGGTCTTGGCTCAACCTCAACCAATCTTTGGAAGAATTGAAAGCAAGGCAGAGGCAGAAAATGGAATGGAATCACCAAAAAGAACAAGTTACCACAACCCCAGCAGGTGGTTTGAAGCGTAA